One segment of Leuconostoc lactis DNA contains the following:
- a CDS encoding DUF4145 domain-containing protein: protein MRNLYDETEYRWSSKEIMEATYTCGYCGSKITSDEGMYLGELNYGQNQNVFPQGVFICTNCKMPSFIYNDIQVPGVNYGNSVHDIPNNVNSVYEEARKSFSVQSYTGVILLCRKLLMHVGVDLGADENKNFVYYVNYLKDNHYVSQNSGEWIDSIRKFGNVATHQIVVNTKADAEKMIKFCEMLLKMNYEYPALMNKESGSTKETNS, encoded by the coding sequence ATGAGAAATTTATATGATGAGACGGAATATAGATGGAGCTCGAAAGAAATTATGGAAGCAACATATACATGCGGGTATTGTGGATCTAAAATTACTAGTGATGAGGGAATGTATTTGGGCGAGTTGAACTATGGCCAAAATCAAAATGTATTTCCACAAGGTGTTTTTATATGCACTAATTGCAAAATGCCAAGTTTTATTTATAACGATATACAGGTTCCGGGAGTTAATTATGGAAATTCAGTTCATGATATACCCAATAACGTTAATAGTGTTTATGAAGAGGCTAGGAAATCGTTTTCTGTTCAATCCTATACAGGTGTAATTTTACTTTGTAGAAAGTTGCTCATGCATGTGGGTGTTGATTTAGGAGCTGATGAAAATAAAAACTTTGTTTATTATGTAAATTATTTGAAAGATAATCATTATGTTTCACAAAACAGCGGGGAATGGATAGATTCAATTAGAAAGTTTGGTAACGTGGCAACTCACCAAATTGTGGTTAATACTAAAGCAGACGCTGAGAAAATGATTAAATTTTGTGAAATGCTGCTTAAAATGAATTATGAATATCCAGCTCTGATGAATAAAGAAAGTGGCTCAACCAAAGAGACAAATTCTTAA
- a CDS encoding helix-turn-helix domain-containing protein, with protein MVTKRAFRTSSKKELLYYYANSVYNTHYGRVIAQAMIDNEYTYSEVARRAGLSDPTNVRVIVSGQRRDPYFSSLAKIAMALDFTLDRFTDGVK; from the coding sequence ATGGTAACAAAACGTGCTTTCAGAACCTCATCAAAGAAAGAATTATTGTATTATTACGCAAATTCTGTATACAACACCCATTATGGGCGAGTTATCGCACAGGCCATGATAGACAATGAATACACTTATAGCGAAGTAGCCAGACGAGCAGGTCTAAGTGATCCAACAAACGTCAGGGTGATTGTTAGCGGACAACGACGCGACCCGTACTTTAGTTCGCTTGCCAAGATTGCAATGGCACTCGATTTTACACTAGATAGGTTTACGGATGGTGTGAAATGA
- a CDS encoding dTDP-glucose pyrophosphorylase encodes MGQQIIGYKKVTLDLTHLKPLTLNKYIEAERKSKYIAAKLKRIGTAYARGVFLQAMVDDVLFTWPAKLKFDWYLEDRRIDPDNWAFTQKFIFDGMQTAKLRGKAFLENDNVKNVGGFDHDFYLDKLNPRLEIYEMEATHEI; translated from the coding sequence TTGGGTCAACAAATAATCGGATATAAAAAAGTCACGCTTGATCTCACGCATTTGAAGCCACTAACTTTGAATAAATATATTGAAGCAGAACGCAAGAGCAAATACATTGCTGCAAAACTAAAACGTATTGGTACAGCTTATGCACGCGGTGTGTTTCTGCAAGCCATGGTAGATGACGTGTTATTCACATGGCCAGCTAAGCTGAAGTTTGATTGGTACTTAGAAGACCGGCGCATTGATCCCGACAACTGGGCATTTACACAAAAGTTTATCTTTGACGGCATGCAGACAGCAAAGCTACGCGGAAAAGCATTTTTAGAAAATGACAATGTTAAAAACGTTGGCGGATTTGATCATGATTTCTATCTTGATAAGTTGAATCCGCGACTTGAAATTTATGAAATGGAGGCAACACATGAAATATGA
- a CDS encoding putative HNHc nuclease, whose protein sequence is MKEFQAYPIKKDGRDITFRFRDEEDANKFQSTFNLFNQTLIEIQVRDDREITAKQRRFIYAMFNDISKWSGDAPEFVKQWFKLSYEYWQELDEFSLRDVEKSVAAGLITFMLDFVADHNVPLSFMPLDALEPEEIAHWEYRALMEGFDVIDGSRPVEMAHGEHAVGMGRDRNKISNVDNTVFSLSHIHHTELHKIGLTAFKSKYHVNGVHVTDEIIQQLESRGRRFGSTNNRI, encoded by the coding sequence ATGAAAGAATTTCAGGCATACCCGATCAAGAAAGATGGACGAGACATCACATTCAGGTTTCGTGATGAAGAAGACGCGAATAAATTTCAGTCGACATTCAATCTGTTTAATCAGACATTGATTGAAATACAAGTGAGAGATGACCGTGAAATCACTGCTAAGCAACGACGGTTCATTTACGCAATGTTCAATGACATTTCAAAGTGGTCAGGCGATGCACCGGAATTTGTCAAACAATGGTTCAAGCTATCGTATGAATATTGGCAAGAATTAGATGAGTTTTCGTTACGTGATGTAGAGAAATCAGTAGCGGCCGGATTGATCACGTTCATGTTGGACTTTGTAGCTGATCATAACGTGCCACTAAGTTTTATGCCACTGGATGCACTAGAACCAGAAGAGATAGCGCATTGGGAGTATCGGGCATTGATGGAAGGCTTTGATGTCATTGACGGTTCACGACCAGTTGAGATGGCTCACGGTGAGCATGCAGTCGGTATGGGTCGTGACCGCAACAAAATTAGCAATGTCGATAACACGGTATTCAGTCTAAGCCATATACACCATACGGAATTGCACAAGATCGGGTTAACGGCATTCAAGAGTAAGTACCACGTGAATGGTGTTCACGTCACGGACGAGATTATCCAGCAACTAGAAAGCAGAGGACGACGATTTGGGTCAACAAATAATCGGATATAA
- a CDS encoding single-stranded DNA-binding protein, producing MNQVNLTGRLAKDVEVRYTQSGKAVASGSIAVNRRFKSEGQPDADFINFVMWGKPAENFANFTHKGSLVGMGGEWQTRNYENNSGQRVYVNELNATSFDLLEPKGGATKQPTQMNNADPFANSDNGKMEFDDSQLPF from the coding sequence ATGAACCAAGTTAATTTAACAGGACGACTAGCAAAAGATGTTGAAGTGCGTTACACACAATCGGGTAAAGCAGTGGCCAGCGGATCTATTGCGGTTAATCGGCGGTTTAAGTCGGAAGGTCAACCAGATGCAGACTTCATCAACTTCGTTATGTGGGGGAAACCTGCAGAAAACTTTGCGAATTTTACACATAAGGGATCACTTGTCGGTATGGGTGGCGAATGGCAGACACGAAATTATGAAAACAACAGCGGACAACGTGTCTACGTTAATGAATTAAACGCCACAAGTTTTGACCTATTGGAACCGAAAGGTGGGGCAACTAAACAACCGACCCAAATGAATAATGCTGATCCATTTGCAAATAGCGACAACGGCAAAATGGAATTTGATGACTCACAACTACCGTTCTAA
- a CDS encoding ERF family protein, with product MTEFSNLYEALAETQNNIEQPKKDASNPMFKSSYVTLDAVINAIVKARKASGAKFFFTNVVEDDHMITRIIGYDTTLDLKGSKVADDLGNRGTNSAQAEGSALTYARRYSLSMAFGIASDVDDDGNGASGSNRKPATPKTISQEKVTLLEKLIADTSQLSGQDMMTFTLKAANVSALKFVTEENYKPLLAKVTEWHKKAEEKANEPS from the coding sequence ATGACTGAATTTAGTAATCTGTATGAAGCACTCGCTGAAACACAGAACAATATTGAGCAACCAAAAAAAGATGCTAGTAATCCAATGTTCAAATCCAGCTACGTGACATTGGATGCAGTTATCAATGCAATCGTTAAAGCGCGTAAAGCATCTGGTGCAAAGTTCTTTTTCACAAACGTTGTGGAAGACGACCACATGATCACTCGGATTATTGGTTATGATACAACGCTGGACTTAAAAGGTTCAAAAGTCGCTGACGACCTTGGCAATCGTGGGACAAACTCAGCGCAGGCAGAAGGATCAGCCTTGACGTATGCAAGGCGTTATAGCTTGTCTATGGCATTTGGGATAGCAAGTGATGTCGATGACGATGGCAACGGTGCAAGTGGCTCAAATCGCAAGCCAGCCACACCTAAGACAATCTCACAGGAAAAAGTAACACTACTTGAAAAACTAATCGCAGATACATCGCAACTTAGCGGACAAGACATGATGACATTTACGCTAAAGGCAGCGAACGTTTCGGCACTAAAGTTTGTGACAGAAGAAAACTACAAACCATTACTAGCAAAAGTCACTGAGTGGCATAAGAAAGCAGAGGAAAAAGCAAATGAACCAAGTTAA
- a CDS encoding DUF1351 domain-containing protein, with protein sequence MTNDVVVSNLQVTKLTPAVIEAPNLDDLVANTDKMLAKYREFPVSEESYDTAKQQRSVLNATIKDIADQRKKIEKELLGNWAEIKPKMMLIEKAGKAASDLMKDQMLPVENERKERRKAVVMNDVTALANDQGVDWARIQFNEKWLNKTYSRNDMIKEVDAQIVQLKKDDELLALQTNQIEIEATSIGVDATPYISMLGMRDFADIKAQMHRDDEIEKAREEARINAEQAHIEALAKSEQTRKENAQQVGDKLVDENGEVIQAPQPVAEKTYDRTLYIMGATSRQLNGLADYMKANGIAFRGEK encoded by the coding sequence ATGACAAATGATGTAGTTGTTAGCAACCTACAAGTAACAAAGTTAACACCAGCGGTTATTGAAGCACCAAATCTTGATGATTTAGTTGCAAACACGGACAAGATGTTAGCCAAGTATCGTGAATTTCCAGTGTCAGAAGAAAGTTACGATACGGCAAAGCAACAGCGATCAGTGTTGAATGCAACGATCAAGGATATTGCTGACCAACGCAAAAAGATTGAAAAGGAATTATTGGGTAATTGGGCTGAGATTAAGCCAAAGATGATGTTGATTGAAAAGGCTGGTAAAGCAGCATCTGACTTGATGAAGGATCAGATGCTGCCAGTTGAGAATGAACGTAAGGAACGTCGCAAGGCAGTTGTGATGAATGATGTAACGGCACTTGCTAACGATCAAGGTGTTGATTGGGCACGCATTCAATTCAATGAAAAGTGGCTGAATAAGACATATAGCCGAAATGACATGATCAAAGAAGTTGATGCTCAAATTGTTCAGCTGAAAAAAGATGATGAATTGTTAGCGTTGCAGACTAATCAAATCGAGATTGAAGCAACTAGTATCGGTGTAGATGCAACGCCTTATATCTCAATGTTGGGTATGCGAGACTTCGCAGACATCAAAGCGCAGATGCATCGTGATGACGAAATCGAGAAAGCACGAGAAGAGGCACGCATCAATGCCGAACAAGCCCACATTGAAGCATTGGCAAAGTCAGAACAGACACGTAAAGAAAACGCACAACAAGTCGGCGACAAGCTAGTTGATGAAAACGGTGAGGTCATTCAGGCACCGCAACCAGTTGCTGAAAAGACATACGACCGCACACTCTATATTATGGGTGCAACCAGTAGACAACTTAACGGCTTGGCAGACTACATGAAGGCGAACGGGATTGCGTTCAGGGGTGAGAAATGA
- a CDS encoding DNA replication protein: protein MAQRRMFSKEITTSDTFVDMPMSSQLLYFHLGMEADDEGFIGNARMLSRAYGANSDDLSLLRAKGFIIMFDNGVSVVKDWNLNNKIRKDRMKPTIYRSEKSLLNVDIDGGYFIDNQMTTNMQPIDNQMSAQDRLGKDRLGKDSKDILSDSDEPDSKSIQKSERDQMFETIWKLYPKKSGKANAKKDFDKAVKSGIDPELIKSKLEEYLKQIKAKQTPQQFIKQGSTWFHQCGWEDEYDFTPEARQTNGYGRQKREAVVPKFLKG from the coding sequence GTGGCTCAGAGAAGAATGTTCAGCAAGGAAATTACAACGAGCGACACGTTCGTAGACATGCCGATGTCTAGTCAATTGCTTTACTTCCACTTAGGAATGGAAGCGGATGATGAGGGATTTATCGGTAATGCCAGAATGTTGAGTCGAGCATACGGTGCAAACAGCGATGATTTATCACTACTTCGTGCTAAAGGTTTTATCATCATGTTTGATAACGGTGTCAGTGTTGTAAAAGACTGGAATTTAAACAATAAAATTCGCAAAGACCGAATGAAACCAACAATTTATCGTTCTGAAAAAAGTCTTCTAAACGTTGATATAGATGGAGGTTACTTCATTGACAACCAAATGACAACCAACATGCAACCAATTGACAACCAAATGTCCGCACAGGATAGGTTAGGTAAGGATAGGTTAGGTAAGGATAGTAAAGATATATTGTCCGATTCTGACGAACCCGACAGCAAGAGTATTCAAAAATCAGAACGTGATCAAATGTTTGAAACCATTTGGAAACTCTATCCAAAGAAATCTGGTAAAGCAAATGCCAAGAAAGATTTTGATAAGGCAGTTAAATCTGGTATCGATCCTGAATTGATTAAATCAAAACTTGAAGAGTATTTGAAACAGATCAAAGCTAAACAAACACCACAGCAATTCATTAAGCAGGGTTCGACTTGGTTCCACCAATGTGGCTGGGAAGATGAATACGACTTCACACCAGAAGCACGTCAGACAAATGGCTATGGTAGACAGAAACGTGAAGCCGTAGTACCTAAATTCCTGAAAGGCTAA
- a CDS encoding helix-turn-helix domain-containing protein, with the protein MKRLRELRLENAETQLDLSVELDFDAQEISRYERGVVLPSLKRLITIADYFDVSIDYLVGRSDER; encoded by the coding sequence ATGAAGAGACTTAGAGAGCTACGGCTTGAAAACGCTGAGACACAGCTTGATCTATCCGTTGAGTTAGACTTCGACGCACAAGAAATATCAAGGTATGAACGTGGGGTTGTCTTGCCAAGTCTAAAGCGATTAATTACGATAGCCGATTACTTCGATGTATCAATTGACTATCTTGTAGGGAGATCAGATGAACGTTAA
- a CDS encoding phage antirepressor, with translation MNEVTVFNFEANEVRTVIIDNEAWFVGKDVAQALGYQDTPKAIKQHVDSDDRLTLTGQNAHLENLPNRGVVGVNESGVYSLIFGSKLESAKQFKKWVTSEVLPAIRKHGTYMTNEKAEALINRPNDTLADLLIQAGEQLKAKDVQISEMKPKALFADAVSASQTSILVGELAKLLKQNGVEIGANRLFTWLRESGYLIRRKGTDYNMPTQRSMELELFEIKEHNHINSNGVNVTTKTPKVTGKGQQYFINKFLQAA, from the coding sequence ATGAACGAAGTAACAGTATTTAACTTTGAAGCGAACGAGGTTCGCACAGTAATTATTGATAATGAAGCGTGGTTCGTAGGTAAAGACGTAGCGCAAGCCTTAGGGTATCAAGATACACCGAAAGCAATTAAGCAACACGTTGACTCTGATGACCGTTTAACTCTAACTGGGCAAAACGCCCACTTAGAAAATCTACCTAATCGAGGAGTTGTTGGTGTTAATGAATCAGGTGTCTACTCGCTAATCTTTGGTAGCAAGCTAGAAAGCGCTAAACAATTTAAAAAGTGGGTCACGTCTGAAGTCTTGCCAGCCATTCGTAAGCACGGCACTTATATGACCAACGAAAAAGCGGAGGCACTTATCAATCGCCCAAACGACACCTTGGCGGACTTACTTATCCAAGCGGGCGAACAATTGAAAGCGAAAGACGTTCAGATTTCAGAAATGAAACCAAAGGCGCTATTCGCAGATGCCGTAAGCGCAAGCCAAACAAGCATTTTGGTAGGCGAGTTAGCTAAGTTGCTAAAGCAAAACGGCGTTGAAATCGGCGCTAATCGATTGTTTACTTGGCTACGTGAGAGTGGGTATCTAATTCGCCGTAAGGGAACAGACTATAACATGCCAACACAGCGCAGCATGGAACTTGAGTTGTTTGAAATCAAGGAACATAACCACATCAATTCCAATGGCGTGAATGTGACTACTAAAACGCCAAAGGTAACTGGAAAAGGTCAACAGTACTTCATTAACAAGTTTTTGCAAGCAGCATAG
- a CDS encoding helix-turn-helix transcriptional regulator, giving the protein MLANKQALFDIRIQKRLTQKDLALASGLSERTINTYESDIDNLRNARYKNVEKVANALGVSVDEIFLSTVSEKPKQTA; this is encoded by the coding sequence ATGTTAGCAAATAAACAGGCACTTTTCGACATTCGGATTCAAAAGCGTTTAACCCAAAAGGATTTAGCTCTTGCATCCGGATTGTCTGAACGAACAATCAACACTTACGAATCGGATATTGATAATTTACGCAATGCACGATACAAAAATGTTGAGAAAGTCGCAAACGCACTCGGTGTATCAGTGGATGAAATTTTTTTGTCTACCGTTTCGGAAAAACCGAAACAAACCGCATAG
- a CDS encoding XRE family transcriptional regulator, translating into MFANNLRYLREKNGMDQIDLAIKLGRKSSSSVSEWEKGKYTPKIGVLNDIAEIFGVSITDLMNKDLSADDGNRDKVISMYDSLDANRQQAVYNFTKQQYNEQNNVIEFPTPTRTQVSVYGAVSAGTGEYLLDGTPELVDYDGAVPEHDFAVVVNGDSMEPTFEDKQIIFVKKTNEARNGQFVIADYDHQAFVKKFMRDEHGARLVSLNKKYPDMLIDEDHELSIFGVVVF; encoded by the coding sequence ATGTTTGCAAATAACCTACGATACCTACGCGAGAAAAACGGAATGGACCAAATCGACTTGGCTATCAAGCTAGGACGCAAGAGTTCATCATCTGTTAGCGAATGGGAAAAAGGAAAATATACCCCAAAGATCGGCGTGCTTAACGATATTGCTGAAATATTCGGTGTTTCAATAACAGACTTGATGAATAAGGATTTAAGTGCTGACGACGGTAATCGTGACAAGGTTATCAGTATGTACGATTCACTAGATGCCAACCGTCAACAAGCTGTTTACAATTTTACAAAGCAACAATACAATGAACAAAATAACGTCATCGAGTTTCCTACACCAACACGTACACAAGTTAGCGTATACGGTGCTGTATCTGCTGGTACTGGTGAATATCTGCTTGATGGCACACCTGAATTAGTTGACTATGACGGCGCTGTTCCTGAACACGACTTCGCTGTTGTTGTTAACGGTGACTCAATGGAACCAACATTTGAAGATAAGCAAATCATATTCGTTAAAAAGACTAATGAAGCTCGTAATGGCCAGTTCGTTATTGCTGATTATGATCATCAGGCATTCGTCAAGAAGTTCATGCGAGATGAACACGGCGCACGCCTCGTATCATTAAACAAAAAGTACCCAGACATGCTAATCGATGAAGACCACGAACTGTCAATCTTCGGCGTTGTCGTATTCTAA
- a CDS encoding PH domain-containing protein, whose translation MGMLNGLIGNASGVSIESVKEEISPLLIDDEVIEHAFKLVRDLVVFTNKRLILSDKQGLTAKKVEYKSIAYRSISKFSTETSGHFDLDGEVKIWISGQVEPSERINFKKGQALTEVQQILASKTL comes from the coding sequence ATGGGAATGTTGAACGGATTGATTGGCAATGCTTCCGGTGTGTCAATTGAAAGTGTTAAAGAAGAAATATCACCGCTACTAATTGATGATGAAGTAATTGAACATGCCTTTAAATTAGTACGTGACTTAGTTGTCTTTACTAATAAAAGATTGATTTTATCTGATAAACAAGGGTTAACTGCTAAAAAGGTTGAATACAAATCTATTGCCTATCGTTCTATTTCAAAATTTTCTACTGAAACAAGTGGTCACTTTGATCTTGACGGAGAAGTAAAAATATGGATATCTGGTCAAGTTGAACCTTCTGAAAGAATAAATTTTAAAAAGGGTCAAGCCTTGACAGAAGTGCAACAAATTTTAGCAAGTAAAACATTGTAA
- a CDS encoding tyrosine-type recombinase/integrase: MASIYKRGKTWTANVSIMNGKTRIRKTMSGFTTKRDATIWANDIEFKKQNKDLVVKDHLFTEAFEDWYHVFKEPQLETATKQWYKRTLSLLKEKWDGKKLSELTSKDFQKLINDYGSDHVLSSVSHIKNITSAFIRYAVDEDFIKKDFTRNVKTYSVVKSKDKQLKFLEAEEMENLILSIKDNEAATSRMILTAIYSGMRFSEVAGLTLEDFDFENNVINVNKSWQIHDKKFKNTKTQTSNRIIVMPKVFMDIAKKWTFGNEFAFESDNGTPPTDNAANKQLRRYLEKINSKIITFHGLRHTHASYLLANDLAIQFVSERLGHADVNITLSTYAHLLNKKRTEETNKMLDLLNKV; the protein is encoded by the coding sequence ATGGCGTCAATATATAAACGTGGTAAGACTTGGACGGCGAACGTATCAATCATGAATGGTAAAACTCGTATCCGTAAAACGATGTCTGGTTTCACAACTAAACGAGACGCTACCATTTGGGCAAATGATATTGAGTTTAAAAAACAAAATAAAGACCTAGTTGTCAAAGACCATCTATTTACTGAGGCATTTGAAGACTGGTACCACGTATTTAAAGAACCGCAATTGGAAACTGCTACAAAGCAGTGGTACAAAAGAACGCTATCATTATTAAAAGAAAAATGGGACGGAAAAAAGCTATCTGAATTAACTTCCAAAGATTTTCAAAAATTAATTAATGATTATGGTTCTGATCACGTGCTGTCTTCTGTATCTCACATAAAAAATATCACAAGCGCGTTTATTAGATATGCTGTTGATGAAGATTTTATAAAGAAAGATTTTACTAGAAACGTCAAAACATATTCAGTAGTCAAAAGCAAAGATAAGCAATTAAAGTTTCTTGAAGCTGAAGAAATGGAAAACTTGATACTTTCAATAAAGGATAATGAAGCTGCGACGAGTAGAATGATATTAACAGCAATATATTCTGGAATGCGTTTTTCAGAGGTAGCCGGCTTGACGCTAGAAGATTTTGATTTTGAAAACAATGTGATAAACGTCAATAAATCGTGGCAGATACACGATAAAAAATTTAAAAATACAAAAACGCAAACTTCAAACCGCATCATCGTAATGCCAAAGGTATTTATGGATATTGCAAAAAAATGGACGTTTGGGAATGAGTTTGCATTTGAGAGTGATAACGGTACTCCACCTACTGATAACGCTGCTAACAAACAGTTAAGACGCTATCTTGAAAAAATAAATAGCAAAATTATCACGTTCCACGGTCTTCGTCACACCCATGCTAGTTACCTTTTGGCTAATGACCTAGCAATTCAATTTGTTAGTGAAAGGCTAGGTCATGCTGATGTTAACATTACATTAAGCACCTATGCCCACCTACTGAACAAAAAACGTACCGAAGAAACAAACAAGATGCTTGATTTGTTAAATAAGGTTTAA
- a CDS encoding cold-shock protein, translating to METGTVKWFNGDKGFGFITRENGDDVFAHFSAIQSDGFKTLDEGQSVTFDVESGDRGLQAANIVKA from the coding sequence ATGGAAACAGGCACAGTAAAATGGTTTAATGGCGACAAGGGTTTTGGATTTATCACACGTGAAAACGGTGATGATGTCTTCGCCCATTTCTCAGCTATTCAAAGCGATGGCTTCAAAACACTTGATGAAGGTCAATCAGTGACTTTCGATGTTGAAAGTGGCGATCGCGGTTTGCAAGCAGCAAACATCGTTAAAGCTTAA